The nucleotide sequence CCTATACGGCCGCTATCACAGATACTTCTACCAAGAGTGATTCCCTGGCCATATTAGCTTCCACACAGGCTCTTGCCGGAGCAGTTCCTTCCTCCACCCAGCTGTCCCAGACTTCATTCATCTCTTTAAACTGGTCCATATCTTTAATATAAACTGTAGCCGAAAGAACCTTATTCTTATGGCTCCCGATATCAGCCAGAAGCTGATCTACCTTTTCCAAAGTTGTTTTTGTTTGTTCTGCCATTCCCTTTGTTTCATCTTTGGGAACCTGCCCACATAAATAAGCTACATTATTATGAATCACTGCATGACTCATCCTTTTTTTAGTGTTATGTCGTTCAATACTCATGATTATTCTCCTTTTATTTCAATTTTAGTTTCGGGAATTATTTTTTCAGCAGTAACCAGATGGTAAAGATAAAGCACAATACACGAAGATCCTATCCCAACTATTGTAAATGGTATCGTGGAATTTGTATAAAGGTTATATACAGTGAAACAAATCCCTGTAACCATAGATAAGATGGCCCCCTTATAGTTTAATACCATTCGCTTCTTTAAAATATAACCTAAATAAATAGGTCCCAATAGAACTACCGCTGACAGTCCATATGATAATATAAGCCACTGAAGAGCCTGAGGGTATAAAATTGCAAGAAAAGCTGCTAAATAAGTCACCACAACTGCCGCTATCCTCGTTATCAAAAGTTTATTGGAAAAATTATTTAAAGGCATTACCTTCTTAAAAAAATCTTCCGATACACTTACTACTACTGACTGGATAGACCCATTCACTGTAGATAATATACTCACCATAAGAAATCCGGAGAAGAGACCCATAAACCATTTAGGAAATTGGGCTAAAAGCCACCCTGTAGCCATCTCTCCGTCCATTCCAGGCATAAGACTCCTAACTCCTATTCCTGTTACTACAGACCATATTTCAACTATTATTATTACTACTCCTGTTATAATCAGACTTTTTTTGACACTTTTAGCATCTTTAATAGCGCATATCCTTTGGATCGCCATCTGATTGGTAATCCCACCAGGAATTACAGAGGTAACCCAGAGGAGTATTGTCCCCCATCCAATAAGGGTCATTCCCTTTGGAAATTCTGTCATATCTTTAGGTACCCTGGAGATCATCTCTCCTACA is from Psychrilyobacter atlanticus DSM 19335 and encodes:
- a CDS encoding sodium:solute symporter family protein, giving the protein MSSALVVIIFSVIIIGIGFSITYVISRKTKGSEEAWVNGGRSLPLYVTIGTQFAAIMGGGFVVAHVGIGYTHGWSVLTYGIIMACIFFVLCFIADWLRKENFNTIPDVLEKLYGKNRGLALFSTIAAIIVPFGWLCTQLVAFSKLFSPIIGVDPKYMIVGFATLCLIFVLPAGLSSVAWTDFFFGCMMLIVTAVSLFFLINMNGSVGEMISRVPKDMTEFPKGMTLIGWGTILLWVTSVIPGGITNQMAIQRICAIKDAKSVKKSLIITGVVIIIVEIWSVVTGIGVRSLMPGMDGEMATGWLLAQFPKWFMGLFSGFLMVSILSTVNGSIQSVVVSVSEDFFKKVMPLNNFSNKLLITRIAAVVVTYLAAFLAILYPQALQWLILSYGLSAVVLLGPIYLGYILKKRMVLNYKGAILSMVTGICFTVYNLYTNSTIPFTIVGIGSSCIVLYLYHLVTAEKIIPETKIEIKGE
- a CDS encoding RidA family protein is translated as MSIERHNTKKRMSHAVIHNNVAYLCGQVPKDETKGMAEQTKTTLEKVDQLLADIGSHKNKVLSATVYIKDMDQFKEMNEVWDSWVEEGTAPARACVEANMARESLLVEVSVIAAV